The genomic segment ACTGCGAAGAATCCGGAAGATCCATCATTACCGACATTATCCAATATTACAGTTAATGGTGTATTAGGGTTAAGAAGACTATTAGGCGATGTCGCATTAGATATTTTACTTTACAGTGAGCCTCACTACAAGGAAAAAATCAAGACTCAAGTGACAAGACAGATAAATGAAACGTATCATCGATTTAAGGAACGTACACCTGGATTTGGAGGCAAAGTTCATCTCATTGGCCATTCCTTAGGTAGTCTTATCTTATGGGATATTTTAAGCGAACAGCACAAGTACAAATTGGATTTTGACGtcaataatttcttttgtgTTGGTTCACCGATTGGTGTCTTTAAACTAATCCAGAGATCCAAAATTGGTAGCTCAGAGCCTCAAgagatggaaaatttgagaagagAAAGGCCATCCTGTGATTGCCTTTACAATTTATTTCACGTCTGTGACCCTATCGCCTACCGATTAGAGCCATTAGTAGACGCCAGGATGGCTCAATACGAACAACGTTACCTTCCCCATAGAACAGGTGAAAGTATAACATCTAAAATGTTGGAAATAGGCGGTAGTCTGTGGAAGGAAaaacatgaaaaatctaaaaagaatatgaaCAAGAGGGAAACATTGGATCCTGAAATTGCCTCGAGACTTACAGATTTAAATTATACCGGTAGACTCGATTACTCACTTCCGCCTGGATTTTTAGAAGTAGATTTCATCTCAGCTGCCAAGGCTCACATATCttattttgaagatatgGATATTGCGAACTTTTTACTCAAGGAAATTCTCTCGAATCATCAAAGAGCTGAAGAGATAGTTGTCGAGAAGCTACAAATAGAAACGGGATAATGTCACCTTCGAAGGACACCCTGGGCAATTATGaacaattttacaagaaactAGACATGTCAAAGAATATGGAAAGAATTATTATGAACTCATAAAACggacttttttttccgaTATAGAACGGCAGATTTATTATTACGGTGTTTTCGCGCCTAAAGTGTCTCTACAGAAAATCACTACGTACGCCGGAGATGAAAATCCACAAGTGAGAACCTGGGGGAATAAGGAAAGAGACCTTAGAAGAAcaaattatttttttcaaatctggtGGTGATCCCCGATCCTCCCTTGTAGAATATTGTCACTGTGATATGTCGAGATCTCGTCAATCGGTTTTACCAGTAGCCTTCCTGGCTTCTATTATCCCACGAATACACACTTTGCCTTTAGTCTACAGGGCAACTAccggtggtggtaatgcTCACCAACCACAGGAACCTAATTATGGGGATCGAACCACTTATATGATCATTTCCTCATTTTTAGTATTGTTGGGAGGTGTGTTTGCAGGTCTTACCTTGGGACTTATGGGTCAAGACGAAGTTTATTTGAAAGTTATAAGTACTTCTGGTTCACCAAAGGAGCGAAAATTAGCCACTAAAGTTCTGTCATTAATCTCCCGTGGTAAGCATTGGTTATTAGTTACGCTGTTGCTTTCTAATGTGATTACGAATGAAACCCTGCCGATTGTGCTTGACCGTTGTCTAGGCGGTGGTTGGCAAGCAGTCGTATCTTCTACAGTTCTCATTGTTatatttggtgaaattatACCTCAAAGTGTATGTGTGAAATATGGTTTAGAAATTGGTGCATTTTTCACTCCATTTGTTCAAGTTCTCATGTATGTCATGTTGCCAGTTGCATACCCTGTAGCGGTTCTTTTGGATAATATCCTAGGTGAAGATCATGGTACTATGTATAAGAAGTCAGGCCTTAAGACTTTGGTTACATTACATCGTACTATGGGTGTGGAAAGATTGACTCACGACGAAGTTACCATCATATCCGCAGTGctggatttgaaagaaaaggaagtACAGGAAATCATGACcccaattgaaaatgtgTTCACCATGAGTGCGGATCGCATACTTGATGAAAGAACTGTTCaagaaatatttgattCTGGATTCTCACGTATACCGATCTGTTTACCCAATGAACCGACAAATTTCATTGGGATGCTTTTAGTCAGAGTTTTGATTTCTTATGACCCTGAAGATGCACTTCCGGTTTCCCATTTCCCGCTAGCGACGTTACCAGAGACTGCCCCCACTACGTCATGTCTTAACATTTTAAATTATTTCCAAGAGGGTAAATCTCACATGTGCGTTGTGAGCAGAGATCTGGGGTCATCTACTGGTGCCATTGGTGTTTTAACGTTAGAAGATgttattgaagaattaattgGCGAAGAGATTGTTGATGAATCTGACGTGTTTGTAGATATCCACCAACGTACTATACGTGAACAACCAGGTCCATTGAGCAAACGCCACATTACATCCTATTTGCATCGTCTTTACACCAATTCTAGTAAAAGACCCTCCAGCGATTTTCAAGATGGTGAATCTCAAGCTCTGCTTAACCATGCAGGTTCCATTCCCAACTCACTACCTCATTCGCCAACTCACTCTTACACAGAAGGTACTCCGCATAATTTACACCACTCTTCCCCACCTCAAGGTAGTAATGAAGCGGGCCAGGGACCTTTGGTACTACCTTCTAACCCTGCTGCAAATCCATTGGATGTCAATAAACCTTTTGTTACTATCAAGAGGCCTAATCCAACTTTAACCGCTAGATCTCCGTCAACGTACGGTACCTCTAGACGAGCAAAACCACTTGGCAAGGAAAACAGTGATTCAAATAGTCAACACGAAGCTCAACAGCtaccagaagaagaagaaactggTAACGATGCATCTGCTTCTGAATCAGACAATTCCAATGGAAAtgatccaattgatcatcatGTGAAAGCATCCAACAAGGCAAGAGAGTTTACCCAGAAGACAGGCGCTCCAATTCAAGTCACAACAAGTTTGGGACctaagaaggaaaaagtCTATCCCCAATTTAGCAACATTAACGTTCATGAGAAACCTGATAACACTTTACTATCATCCTCGTATCAATCCACTAAACACGGTATAGTGGAGTCAATAATTACAGTTAAAGGTGTTCCTAAAACAATTATTGAACCGGCAAAGAACTGGGATGAAGCTCCGAGAACCAGTGAGGAGTTAGAATCACTATCTAGAGAGGGACTCGAGGCAAGGactactaataataatgacgGAAACCACACCAACGGTAATAAAAGTTCTAAGAAATCACATTCCAAGAACAAACAGAGTAGTAAAGGAAAAagtggtaagaagaaatctaaCAGAAAACGTTGAGAGTATTCTCATAAggtaaaaaatttcattttcataaGTTAAACAACAGAACTAGATACTCTAATATTCCATTCTACATCTAGGCGCTTCGTACAAAATGGGCGTAAATCATCGATCTTGAACCCGATAAAAGTATGAGAAATTCAAAGGGGGAAGGGCTTCAGTTGCATAATTAGTCAGTTAATAACACACCTTTATAAGACCAGAAATAAGCTAATGGAGAGTGTTTGAAAGCCTCAGGATAttctcaattgaaatttcctAAGCTGCTTTCATACTGCAAGAGTAACTACGTTTTTTTCGCTCAAAAACTCTGATCCCCCCTATAAGGACTTTTTCTAATTTATTTTAAAAAGGTTCAATACTaggaaagaaagaatttgTAAGTGAGAAGGTCATTTTTTCCCCTCTATTTTGTCTTATCATTGATGCCACAAGGTTCTGAGGTCGATAGAGTATCAACGCCAGAGGCAGGACACGATTTACAGTCATCTGCATCGAATTCATCCCTTTTCGCCCGTAGGAAATTGGGTAAAGGGTTCTATAAGCTGTTTGGTAATTCTAGCAGAGGTGCCGATGACTCTAGTATATCACCTCATAGGTCTGGTTCACCAGCTTCACCTTCGAGCAATCCGGCAACTCCCAGGAGTCCACTAGCAAATTCGAGCAGCGGTTATTTTGCACCTACACCACGGAAAACTACGAGTCTTTCTTCTACAACTCGTGGCGGTGGTTGTAGTAGTActgaaaataatgaaaatagtACTCCTAGAAGCAGTTCTCCACCAGTACAAGTGAGAAATGATGGTACTATAGCTACTACATCGAATCCATTTAGTCGTCATTTACACAATCCTCGAAATTACACCGATCAGCTCTCCCCTTCGTCAGACGAATTTTCTCACATGCATCCAGTGGAGATTTTACAGAAGCAGATCGAGGATCACCAAGAACTTAGCCGAAGCAGAAATAATAGTTCGACTAGCATTGACAGGTTGGCTACAGcaaaaagttcaaattcTACTCATGATTTACATCCGAAGAAGtctttaaaattaaagaGATTTTTCAAGAAGATTCAAGGTGAACCAGCTCATCGAAAACCACTTCAAGTTACtcagcaacaacaacagcagcaggCTGTTGCTAGGGAAATCCACGGGATTTACGTTAGGACAGATCAAAGTGATTCTCGTAATAAAGCTATATTCCAGACAGAAAATGCGCATGAACTTATTGATAAATACGGTATGCCTGGCAAACAATTAGGTGAAGGTGCGTCAGGTTCAGTTTCAGTAGTGGAAAGGACagatggtaaaaaattTGCTGTTAAAATGTTTAGAGTACGTGAAAGTGCATCTCAGCATTCACAGGCATCATACTCTAAAAAGGTTACCGCTGAATTTTGTGTCGGATCTACTTTACATCAACAGAATATCATTGAAACTTTAGATATGTTGCAAGAGGGGAAAACCTTCCTTGTGGTAATGGAATTTGCGCCATTCGATTTCTTCACTTTGGTTATGAGCGATTTAATGAGTCGACATGAAGTAGAATGTTATTTCAGACAAATCTGTAATGGTGTGGCCTATTTACATACAATGGGGTTGGCACATCGcgatttgaaattggataacTGTGTGGTGAATGATAAAggtattttgaaattaatcGATTTCGGTAGTGCGGTTGTGTTTAAATATCCATTCGAACATGATGTAGTACCCGCTCGTGGGATCGTGGGTTCAGATCCATACTTAGCACCTGAATTACTGCAAGAATCTACTTATGATCCAAGACCTGCAGATATATGGTCCATCGCAATCATGTATTACTGCATGGTTTTAAGAAGATTCCCCTGGAAGGCTCCCCGTCAAAATTACAATTCGTTTAAGATGTTCTGTGAGCAACCTGAACATGAAAAGGATCCAGCAAGGGGTCCATATAAAATATTAAAACTTCTACCACATGCATCTCGTAATTTAATTGGTTCAATGTTAGTATTGGATCCGAAGAAACGTATTCTCATGGATGCCGTGTTGCAGGACAAGTGGCTACAAGATATCGAAGTATGTGAAGTAGATCCTCGTGGTACTTTAATTAAATCACCAGAAACTCATGAACATCATTTGATCACggaagatgaattgaatgatCTCAACAAAATAAGGGAAATGAAAGCTAGGGCTAAGAAAGAGGAGCAAGTGCGTCAAGGAGGTGGGGAGGTacatcatcaccaccaccaccatcatcaccaccatcatcaagatcaagacAAGAAAGGACATGATaatcaccatcatcaccatcaccatgAAAATGCTGAAGATCGTACATTGGGTAATTCCCAACCAAAGGACGACCTTACCACTCAAGAGCAACCCGAAAACCGTGCTGAACAGGGGACAAAGAAGGTATTAGATGAAAAGCAGCCAGAGCTTACAGCGGGCCCGGGACAAGTGCCGCAGGTCGTCAAGACGTCAGCAGGGACTGTCGAATAAAACTgaaaatcaagaagatcCAACAAAAGAAGGTCAACCAATGTTTATGATTTTAGATTTAGTGTAATGACGAATGAAAGttaagaacaaaaaaaaaaaaaaaggaaaaacgaagagaaagaaaagagattgTAGTTAGACATATTCTATTAAATTCTTCTAGGAATCTTAACCAATAGCATTCATgtaaattttaccacttttttttctattttctattttttctGTTATTATTCATTTGAATCGTGTTTACCACATATGATAAGTGTTGAGTTAAACGGTGCTTATTTCTCAAAAAGCATATTAAATAAAATGTCCAAAAAGTCCATTACCATCCATGCTCAAAAAGCATAGAGATGGATTCACCATTATGGACTCTTCTGATTGCTTCCgcaaaaattcttgatacGTCCATAACGTCAACTTTATCTTTACCCAAATATGCAACAGTTTCATGCTGGGGAACTGTATTAGAGACAATTAATTTATCAATAGCACTTTGACGGATTCTTGAAAGGGCATCACCTGAAAAAATACCATGTGTTATTAATGCATAAACTTTTGATGCACCTTGATCCTTTAGAAGTTTTGCTGCACGAGTAATGGTGTAAGAGGTATCGaccaaatcatcaacaatAATGCAAACTTTGTTTCTAACGTCACCAACTAGCATAGTTGTTTGCACATATTTGGAAGCTGAATTAGATGGATGCATGTCCGCAGAATGCAGATGGGATACTAGTGGCTTGGGATTTGTGGAAAAAGTGCCTCCTGAAGATAGAGTAGCACCTGGTGGGCCTTTTAGTAATTGTGACCTTCTTTCCTTATGAATTAGGGcaaatgataattttaatGCATCTGCAATAGAGGTAGCTCTTTTGGCACCACCTGCATCGGGGGAAACAATCACAGCTTCTTTGTAATTGGGGATACCAAATTGGATATGCTTTTGAGCCAGTGGTTTACAGTATAAGTTATCCACCGATATATCGAAGAATCCTTGGAACTGAGGATCGTGTAAATCCATGGTGATTACATGGTCAGCACCAGCGGTAGTCAAAAGATTAGCAATCAGAGTACCCGCTTGAGCCACCCATAGTTTATAACCTGCATTTTGAGCGTTAAACAATTCGCCTGCGTCTGCCTTTGTAGAACCTGCGTCCTTACCATCTGCGATTACTGGAATACGTGAAAATGAGACGGATTTCTTAATACCATCAGAATTCGAGGTAGAGttagaagaagacgatgacGGTTTGGAATCCTCAGATCTTCCACCATCAGATCGTATCGAACTTTCAGGACCTTCGAATGGACTCTCAGCACCTGGTTTCCTAGTAGTCAGCCCGGTAGACAAAGACttattaaattcatcagaaCGTTCTTCACTAGTTCTTGAAATTAATGGCGCACCCTTGTTAGTGTAGGGTATATCAGGTTGTCTTGAATAACAGAAATAGGGCATCACTGCAGTGACACGAGATGCACTAGCGGTCTTGCAAGCACTGATTAAAATCAACAGTTCCATAAAAGTGTCATTTACATGGCCACATCCACTCTGAATCACATAAACATCTTTTTCACGTACAGATTCACGAACACTAACACTAGTCTCAccattagaaaatttaccCATTTGTACTTTAGAGCTGTGGATCGCTAGGTTATCACAAATCATCTTGACCAATTCTGGGTGGGAATCCCCACCGAATATAACTATTTCACCCATCCTTTGGGACCTTTTTGACCTTATTTCTTGTAGGTGATGAGCTTTAAGTGCATGTTCTatgttcaaaatttttcagcatcCTAAATATCAATTCCTAAGGGTCTCGAAAACGGTTTACAGCGAAGAACAACAAGGTTAAAGCTGGAATATTTAACTCAAGGCTAGTTTCCAAGGCATCAGAAGGTATTTAACCGTTAACGAGCGGTCCAAGATTTGATATAAGCGGAAGACCCGAGTTCAATTGAGCTTCTGAACGATGATTAATGCGATCTTCATATATTCTACTCGTGGAGAACTAATAGTGTCTAAACTGTTCAATAATTCCTTGAAGAGGTCTATAAGTGATATCTTTAGAATCCAGGTGATTAACAATCTAGATGTAAGGTCTCCGATCTTGACCCTAGGCTCTACAACATTCCATCACATTAGATCAAACGGTAGCGACAGTCTTTGGATAGTGACAGTAAGCAGAACTAATGCTAATAGTGGAGCCATTTGggaatttctttacaaatttAATGCAATTTTAGATGCCTATGATCTAACCAAGGAGGAGAAGTTGAAAGAAGACTTTATGATATGttatgaaattttggaCGTTGTAATAGGAGCCGGTGGTATACCGATGGATACGGAATTAGGATCTATTGCCTCTAAAATCTCAGTTAAACCACCTAAGAGTGGGGGTACTTCAAGCGAACCAAAATCATCGACTGTAGCTAATTTCCCAGGTTCCAATTTGAGTACTTCAAATTTGTCTATGCCCAAATTTTTGACACGAAATAATAGATCAATGTCCCAAGATTTGGGTACCAATTATCCATCCAATTTTCCCTGGAGACCTAACGGtatcaaatacaaaaagAATGAAGTGTTTCTCTACGTcaatgaaaagatcaatatCTTGGTTTCCAGAGACGGATCTATCTTAAAGGCGTATGTGGATGGTACAATTGACATGACTACACACTTGAGTGGGACCCCCATCTGTCAATTCGGACTTAATGATTCACCAAGTGTAGAATTTGGCGATTCACTTTGGTTAGATACACAAGAATTTCACAATAAGAAAGCTGTACCCAAAGCGGCCGCTGGTAGTGTTATGCTGGAAGATTGCAAGTTTCATCAATGCGTTTCACTCGATAAATTCAATAAGGAAAGAATCATTAAGTTTGTCCCCCCAGATGGAAACATGGAGCTTATGAAATACTGCGTTCGtgataatttgaatttaCCATTTAAGATCACACCCGTTGTTACCCCATGTGGATCGACCGTGGAATACAGGATCACACTGAAATCTTTGTTCCCCAACAAATTATCAGCTAAGGATGTTGCACTTCATATACCAGTACCACCAGGTACTGTAGATTGTAAGATTAATATATCCAATGGTAAATGCAAATTCGAATCGGAAGAGAATGCTATGGTCTGGAGGTTTAACAAGTACCATGGACTCACAGAAAATACGCTCAGCGCAGTTACAGTGCCTACAAGTGATACTACTCAATTGACACTGCAACAGTGGCCAAGGCCACCAATGTCCTTAGGTTTTGAAATCATGATGTTCAGTAATTCAGGATTAGTTGTGCGTTATTTCAGGGTATCGGATAAGGACGAGAAGTACCGTGTGGTTAAATGGATTAAATACATCTCGAAGTCAGGATCATATGAAGTGAGATACTGAACTGATTGGAATCGATTACAGCCTATCACGTGTCGAGGGCTTTCATTAGGTTTACGGTATATATGGGCGATGACGGAACTTTGCACTTAGATATAAACTCTCTTATACATGAACTTCACATATCGCCAGGTTTTAAAGTCGAGATGCATTCAATGATGTTGAGACCAGGCATTGGATTAGGGTTCATTCCTCGTGAGAACCCGTTCCTTCTAGCCAAAGGTCTCACTTCACTGCGACCTGCAGTCCCCGTAGTCATGACAAGAAAACTATGCCATTTAACAAGATCACCATCCCCAATAGTTCCTCCAAGATACACAAGGCTCAATACTATTAGATTCAATAAGTTGTCACCCAGCATTttctcaagaaattttcattttacCAGTGTTAGGAGAAGTGGCAGATACCCCTTTGGAAACCGACCCCCCTTAAGAGTGTTTAAAATATCGCCCTTAGTGATATTCCTTGCTAGTATTGGTGCGTTGACCGTATTTTTCCTAATACTACCATTTATGTTGACTTTCTTCCTGCCATTGTTCGTTGTAGGTATCAGCGTCTATCAGTTTCGCAAGTGGAAGAATAATACTTTGTTTGATCAATTACTCAATGGGTTgaaaaaaagtgaaatgAGATTGAACTCTCAGACTTTGAATGCCATGTATGTGAAATCTATTAGTAAATTTTTTGATGCTGCTCAAAATCCCAACGCTGGTGTATTTGAggaaatcttcaaaggtGTTGATgcaaagatgaaaagagatGGTATCTGGCCTAATGCAAATAACGTATCAGAGGCAGATAGACTATTATCCTTTGTACAGAGTCGTGTCATGGAAGCGATTAAGAGTGATGAGCAAGGCATTAGAACCTATTTCTTGGGAGATGACGTCTCAAATTGGATTAAGGAAGGCTATGATTTTGAACTAGGCTCTAGCGATTGTAGGTCCTTTGTTCGTGGTTTCAAAAACGAAATTATATTCTGGATAGTTTACCCCATATATTTGAAATCGTCAACTCATCCAAAAAGGCATTTAGCAGACGTCTCGGTAGCTGTTCTTCAAGGTCATCATGCTGAAAGAAACAACTACGATTTTTTCCTAGTGCAAACGAATCTAATCAGACAAAATGCTAAGTGTAATATGGCTATATCAGTGAAATCTACAAGTAGCATTTTGCCCAAACAATTTGTCATTATTGATGGAGGCGAGTCAGGGGATTTCTGGACCAAGTACGATGTCCATGAGAACTCTGATGGCCACACAGAATACACCATCAGAAATACTGACTGAGATCTAACTATTCTATTTATTATAATGTATATACGTCCAAGTAGTCATATCATGTGACAACCCTTTCTCATTATTATGGAGTCTGACTGAGAAATCAGTGCCAGTTAGTACTTCATCAACACTTGTACAGACTATCAGGTATATATTGCTCTGAGGATGCCTACGGATCCTGACGAATCATTTGCCAATTGGTTAGCCTCTAGAAGGATTGTTGCAAGGCAACATAAGCCTTATTTGTGTTTTGATAGTCGGGTTTTGGCTGCTAGAGGGTCTGCTGTACTAGGAGGTAAATTTAAAGTTAAACACTATTTATATGATCAGCAATTGAATAAGGGAGAATTCTCGAATAGAGCTATTGAAAGTATTGAAGAACATCTATACGAATTAGAAAAGTATTCACTTGTAAAAGATGAAGGGCGTGAATTTGTCAATAATATTAAGGAAGGAtgtgataaatttgaaccCATATGGTCGGATGCGCTTTATCTGAATCCTGCAGAAAGACTAATACCACCAAATCAAAAATTATTAGCGGATATTTACCTACCAGAGGCTGAACGTGCATTTGCGAATCCCTTTGCCCACCAATCTTTGTCATTTAAGAACAACCTGGCATGCATTTACGGTAAATGGCTCTTTATGGCATATCAAGATACTATAGAGATTCATAATTTAGACTGTTTGTTCTTAGAGAAACTCCAATGGAAGGAAATGTCATTTTCTATTCATTTAAAATACTGTAAGAACTCTGCTAAATTTGCAGCCGATAGAGAAATGCAGAAGGAAAATATCGAGTATTTATTCAGTGAAAATAACTTCCATGTAAACCACATGAAAGTCTCAAGGTTTTTCGGTAACGATGTCTTATGCCTCTGTTTGGATGGTGGTATAGTTCTAGTTTATGAGATGAGCACTGTTTTTACCGCGATTGGAGAATctatgaagaagaaggacTTACAATACAGGAAACATGTTAATGTTATTCCGTTGCTGCTCCTTAGGATCCCTGACAGTTGCTGGAGTGTGGATATTTCGGATGAAGGTCCCATCACTTTTTTAGCCGCCGGGCACAATGGTCCTGGTGTCACAGTGTTCGCATTTGATAAAACTCGTCATTCTTTACATCCTGCAGATTCATATGAAATATCCTCCTTCCACAATGTACCAAATTTGAGTTTTATCCCAGGATCTCGCGATAAAAATGGGTTTGTCACACTAGCATTTTGTTCGATCTATGGAAATGTAACCACAGTTCAACTGCGATTGGACCCATCTTCTAAAACTATACGGGGGAGGATTATGGATTCACAATTCTTTGCAGCATTCTGCTGGACTGTGATACCCTTGAAAAAACGAGATTTTCTGAAAGTACCAAAATTCGAATTCCTCAATTTAAATTATCAAACCAGTTTCAAGAGGtcaattctttattctGTGACTCAAGATAGTCTGATCTTGGAATGCCATCCTCCAAGTGTTTATTGTTCAGGTGAGTTGGGCATTGGTGCTCTCACTACACAAATACCAGTGCCTGTAGTTCCTTTAGGGTGGGGTTGTCAAAATGGAATTACCAATTCGAATCTTCAACTAAGGTTCACATCGTTTGATAAGAGGGGAGTCGTCACAAGGGCACATCTAAATCCAGATGATGCAGAAAGCGTTGTACCAGGTTATGGCCCGCTGTTCAGAGTTACGAGACATTCAGAACCGAATTTGGAAGAGAGAGttatcaaagatttaccagAGGATAACTATAGACACTTTTACATGTTTGGAGAGCATGGAACCTTGAAGAATGAACATCTTAATGACGATGCATTTAAAAGGTACGAAAATCTAGTATTTAAAAATGCCAGTTCTCATGAGAACGAAAGTTCTAACGGTATTAATTATCGTGTATGGTCcgatttggatgatgataaagaagTTCAGGAACCATTTGATCCTCATTCTCTCAGGGAGATGGGTAAACGTACTCACTTAGACAAGAAAGTTACGGTTTATTGCCCATTGCCTTTGGCAGGATACAATCGGATGTATTTCCCAGATATTTGTGAATATACGCTAACGCAGGCGTTTGCTGACCCAATGGACCGTCCGGTAGAAGATACACCCCCAGATTCAGGGGAAGGAGATTCTCCACATCATGATCATCTTTTCCCTGTTGATGGGTTGTTGGCAGCTGGTCATCTCGAAGGTCAACCAAAGTGGGCTCTTCATAACCACACTAGGAAAGTCCGTCATCTTTTGAGCATGGTGGAATCGGACTCTACTGGTTCACCATTTGGATATCGACTATCTGAACTCGATGAGGATTTTCTCTTCGTCACATCGGCGCACCACATCTATCTAGTTAAGGCCCATCCACTAATAGTCACATCCTTCACTAAGGATAGAATCTTCCCCGTCAGTAAGATTTCCCTTTGTTCACGTCACGAATTTCTGATGGCACTAGATAGAATTAACTTCGTGTGTCACATCAAGGAACTCAACTGCTTAGTGGTGGCTTCACAGGTAGGTCTTTTGTCTCTATTAAGATTAACGGAATACAATGGTATTTACTCCTTCCGACAAGAATACATCCTGGGTTGGAACCCACAGTCTCCTGGAGACCCAGATCCTCAATGTATTCTCACCTATACAACCCCTGATGGCTCGGGAAATAGCTGCAGGTACTGCGGTATAGATGACGTGGTTCTGCCCTTCTATAATATCGTTGGACTTGACTATAGTTATGTGCCCGAGGATAAACTAAACTGCAGAGGCCCCTACGCAGTTCTTTACGTGCTTTCGGGAACCTCCCTACGCAGAGTCAAAATATACCCAAGCTCTGGTACAAATTAGCATATTATTATTGGCTCCGTTAGCCGCCAACGATCGGTATTATGGTTTTTCACCAGTCACGTGAAAGATGCCATTTTGTGTAAGGAAAGAGGAACAttaggaaaaaaaaaaaacggTTAAAGTAAACAAACCTGCTCACTTAACCGTtgaaagaataaaaaagaCCTTAGAAGAGGACTGTTAAGACCTCGTTGATAATTGCTGGTAGTGTTTCTTATAGTACATTATAGTACCTGGAAGGAAAAGAGCAAAcatcttttccaatttcagCTTTCCTACTTGACATTTATGAAGAGGTCGTCTTTACAGTAGTATGCTACCAAGATACAATTCACTCCCTGGAAGTGAACAAAGGCAGCCTCCGCGTAATAAAGGTACATGGAAGTACAGTCTATTCCCCGAGCACGATCAAAAGAAGGTCTCAACCAAAACAATTTTCACAGATGAttcagatgatgaga from the Zygosaccharomyces rouxii strain CBS732 chromosome B complete sequence genome contains:
- the CRT10 gene encoding Crt10p (similar to uniprot|Q7LGP7 Saccharomyces cerevisiae YOL063C HUS1 Protein of unknown function) gives rise to the protein MPTDPDESFANWLASRRIVARQHKPYLCFDSRVLAARGSAVLGGKFKVKHYLYDQQLNKGEFSNRAIESIEEHLYELEKYSLVKDEGREFVNNIKEGCDKFEPIWSDALYLNPAERLIPPNQKLLADIYLPEAERAFANPFAHQSLSFKNNLACIYGKWLFMAYQDTIEIHNLDCLFLEKLQWKEMSFSIHLKYCKNSAKFAADREMQKENIEYLFSENNFHVNHMKVSRFFGNDVLCLCLDGGIVLVYEMSTVFTAIGESMKKKDLQYRKHVNVIPLLLLRIPDSCWSVDISDEGPITFLAAGHNGPGVTVFAFDKTRHSLHPADSYEISSFHNVPNLSFIPGSRDKNGFVTLAFCSIYGNVTTVQLRLDPSSKTIRGRIMDSQFFAAFCWTVIPLKKRDFLKVPKFEFLNLNYQTSFKRSILYSVTQDSLILECHPPSVYCSGELGIGALTTQIPVPVVPLGWGCQNGITNSNLQLRFTSFDKRGVVTRAHLNPDDAESVVPGYGPLFRVTRHSEPNLEERVIKDLPEDNYRHFYMFGEHGTLKNEHLNDDAFKRYENLVFKNASSHENESSNGINYRVWSDLDDDKEVQEPFDPHSLREMGKRTHLDKKVTVYCPLPLAGYNRMYFPDICEYTLTQAFADPMDRPVEDTPPDSGEGDSPHHDHLFPVDGLLAAGHLEGQPKWALHNHTRKVRHLLSMVESDSTGSPFGYRLSELDEDFLFVTSAHHIYLVKAHPLIVTSFTKDRIFPVSKISLCSRHEFLMALDRINFVCHIKELNCLVVASQVGLLSLLRLTEYNGIYSFRQEYILGWNPQSPGDPDPQCILTYTTPDGSGNSCRYCGIDDVVLPFYNIVGLDYSYVPEDKLNCRGPYAVLYVLSGTSLRRVKIYPSSGTN